In Phaeodactylum tricornutum CCAP 1055/1 chromosome 30, whole genome shotgun sequence, a single window of DNA contains:
- a CDS encoding predicted protein produces the protein MAALETNDTVDIGSRIDLTSLGRDLDRLTLAAEPSDAFAPKDDVAPPPSVPLPAPSSQLVREIKESGWSIFRPLADLGYFTWRPSSRRHKSLRDVSAEEVRQQVDLQALPDRLVDVYRLPLPVPFLTDNNSKCTYVNKYPLGQFDVAGLYAAARRGLRFHHEKIDFCLGGSTLNMLATRDDSSPYFACMIAGTKTILVSKQKEYVRNLADVGFQFERLVTGRAMNDWNVTTVVNGNASVASHNLECLEHLHVMQVGSYRVLFRAETDAVDEENNPVEIKASHPRYWKKATMLQMLSSGSTTLCRGVKGRGSLSSVNTQSLVQVSAKALGDRSSGTREALERLILEGMAALREQLQCAGKVYKIVFPLASVGGRNSHGGLPGKLRLIPAIGRRAIVLPSDKVLRELLAVPTLLTKP, from the coding sequence ATGGCCGCCTTGGAAACGAATGACACGGTAGATATTGGAAGCCGCATCGACCTCACGTCGTTAGGCCGCGATCTCGACCGTTTGACCTTGGCAGCCGAGCCAAGTGATGCCTTTGCCCCAAAAGACGACGTTGCTCCGCCGCCATCAGTCCCACTACCGGCACCATCTTCACAGCTTGTTCGGGAAATAAAGGAATCGGGCTGGTCTATTTTTCGTCCGCTGGCTGATTTAGGCTACTTTACGTGGCGACCGAGTTCCCGTCGACACAAATCGTTGCGGGACGTTTCGGCGGAAGAGGTACGCCAGCAGGTGGATCTGCAAGCTCTACCGGATCGCTTAGTGGATGTATACCGTTTACCACTGCCTGTACCATTTTTGaccgacaacaacagcaaatgcacGTACGTGAACAAGTATCCACTAGGGCAGTTTGACGTCGCAGGTTTATATGCGGCCGCTAGACGTGGTCTACGATTCCACCATGAAAAAATCGATTTCTGTTTGGGAGGGTCGACTTTAAATATGTTGGCAACCCGTGATGACAGCAGTCCTTATTTTGCCTGCATGATCGCCGGTACGAAGACGATTCTGGTctcgaaacagaaagaatACGTCCGGAATCTAGCCGACGTTGGTTTCCAGTTTGAGCGATTGGTGACGGGACGTGCGATGAATGATTGGAATGTCACTACAGTCGTCAATGGTAACGCTAGCGTGGCGTCGCACAATCTAGAATGCCTTGAACATTTGCACGTGATGCAGGTGGGATCGTACCGTGTTCTTTTTCGTGCGGAAACAGATGCGGTGGATGAGGAGAACAACCCCGTGGAAATAAAAGCGTCTCATCCAAGATattggaagaaagcgacaATGCTGCAAATGCTGAGTAGCGGCAGTACTACGCTTTGCCGCGGAGTCAAGGGACGTGGCAGTTTGTCTAGCGTCAACACACAATCGCTGGTCCAAGTCTCCGCCAAGGCTTTGGGAGATCGAAGCAGTGGTACCCGAGAGGCACTAGAACGCCTCATTCTGGAAGGTATGGCGGCGTTGCGCGAACAACTACAGTGTGCTGGCAAAGTCTATAAAATAGTATTTCCCTTGGCGTCGGTCGGCGGCCGCAACAGCCATGGTGGTCTTCCCGGAAAGCTCAGGCTGATTCCGGCTATTGGACGCCGCGCAATCGTTTTGCCGAGTGACAAGGTACTACGTGAGCTCTTAGCTGTACCGACGTTGCTTACAAAGCCTTAA
- a CDS encoding predicted protein — MAPSRIARLHFCARAVLSLLALGTVFAWVPTGSGVHHRCRNGKTPILGMSAGKNDGDASPSSKVRFLGKGERAIVRPGVVLLAPTNEYHHYYRQAAIFVHAMGEDDDDVYVIRGVILDQPTPFTLGEMMEHNPALQKTPLKDNLLFRGGDKGGDQVVLLHNHEEIGQSSIGVSGVFQGGFDQAMAACEKGHRQTSDFKLFFNYCEFTELEMEDLLASDEDGDAWISVEVDSDFVLNDGWERGDAWSRLRNAVQQQLKL; from the coding sequence ATGGCGCCTTCCAGAATAGCGCGGCTCCACTTCTGCGCTCGCGCGGTGCTCTCCCTATTGGCGCTGGGAACGGTCTTCGCCTGGGTTCCCACAGGATCGGGGGTACATCATCGCTGCCGAAACGGCAAAACGCCGATACTAGGCATGTCGGCCGGAAAGAACGACGGTGACGCGTCGCCGTCTTCCAAAGTACGTTTCCTCGGCAAGGGCGAACGAGCCATTGTACGTCCAGGCGTCGTCCTACTGGCACCCACCAACGAATACCACCACTACTACCGGCAAGCAGCTATATTTGTGCACGCCATGggagaagacgacgatgacgtgTACGTGATTCGGGGTGTGATTCTGGATCAGCCCACTCCGTTTACTTTGGGTGAAATGATGGAACACAATCCAGCGCTGCAAAAGACTCCGCTGAAAGACAACTTGCTCTTTCGAGGAGGAGATAAAGGTGGCGATCAGGTGGTGTTGCTTCACAATCATGAGGAGATCGGGCAGTCATCGATTGGTGTATCGGGGGTGTTCCAGGGAGGCTTTGATCAAGCCATGGCGGCCTGCGAAAAGGGTCATCGGCAAACCAGCGACTTTAAACTTTTCTTTAATTACTGCGAATTCACAGAACTCGAGATGGAAGACCTGTTGGCatcggacgaagacggaGACGCCTGGATATCGGTGGAAGTTGACTCCGATTTCGTATTGAATGATGGGTGGGAACGCGGCGATGCTTGGTCTCGACTACGGAATGCGGTACAACAACAGCTTAAGCTTTGA
- a CDS encoding oligosaccharyl transferase (enzyme involved in N-glycan biosynthesis; transfers dolichyl diphosphooligosaccharide to protein L-asparagine): MVDLDKKTKKNNGSVKTVTNGQTNAPSSSSNMNDASRPPVTEATVDSTVRSVSRLIQALIFAAVLQVLYRALVEAYTIRLHAINEYGRVIHEFDPYFNYRATEYLYEHGWQAFCTWFDYLVWYPLGRPVGTTIYPGMQVTAVALKNYVLTDMSINDICCFIPAWFGVTATMAVFALSFECTRSTARYDIVPAHLLRSIGGGYDNESIAMTAMVLTFAVWTRALRDTPETNGSGWLPGTMLWGALTGVAYFYMVAAWGGYVFVLNVIGVHASVLVLLGRYSTKLHRAYSCFYVVGTALAIQVPVVGWTPLKSLEQMGPLAAFLGMQLLEVCAVIQRKNPGMSQKKIWKLRMQVFGGAGLIGAALVFLLLPNGYFGPFSSRVRGLFVKHTKTGNPLVDSVAEHQAASPEAYFQYLHKVCYLAPVGLLMVCLFSFNDSSSFLLVYGVAAYFFSHKMVRLILLTAPIASVTAGIALGKFVSWARNTNGDGEDDVVAAGQPLYMRIVRLAIFGAVAFQSIPEFKSFWQISHEVAVQVSHPTIIQKAQRRDTGETIFIDDYRQAYLWLKNNTPEDARIMAWWDYGYQITGIGNRTTIADGNTWNHEHIALLGRTLTAPEKEGHRIARHLADYVLVWAGGGGDDVAKSPHLRRIANSVYRGLCREPTCRDFGFQSKGNPTADMRKSLLYKLHSHNLVPDVQADRNRFREVFTSTYGKVRIYKILSVSKESKDWVANPENRVCDAPGSWMCRGQYPPALKKVLSEKKDFKQLEDFNAKSDHDDSDYQREYMENVMHKKQVPRPRDSKSGQEPKEPKEQPSARHEVVKLSDEKIEALNQNWENNERTTLMWELISENRLNDMVQLLYESPELVHLRSADGRGPMFWAHEYGRSQFLQVFRQLGVREDRKDAVGKTALDMA, encoded by the exons ATGGTAGATTTAGacaagaagacgaagaagaacaacGGCAGCGTGAAGACGGTAACCAACGGCCAGACCAATGcgccgtcatcgtcgtcgaacATGAACGATGCGAGTCGTCCCCCCGTTACGGAAGCTACCGTAGATAGCACGGTGCGCAGTGTTTCGCGTTTGATCCAAGCCTTAATCTTCGCGGCTGTCCTTCAAGTACTCTACCGAGCGCTCGTGGAAGCCTACACGATTCGATTGCACGCCATTAACGAATACGGACGCGTCATTCACGAGTTTGATCCTTACTT CAACTACCGCGCTACGGAGTACCTGTACGAGCACGGATGGCAAGCCTTCTGCACCTGGTTCGACTACCTTGTCTGGTATCCTTTGGGTCGTCCCGTTGGTACCACAATCTACCCCGGTATGCAGGTCACCGCCGTCGCTTTGAAGAACTATGTACTCACCGATATGTCCATCAACGACATTTGCTGCTTCATCCCCGCCTGGTTCGGGGTCACAGCGACAATGGCGGTCTTTGCGTTGTCTTTCGAGTGCACCCGATCCACCGCACGCTACGA CATTGTACCGGCACATCTCTTGCGCTCCATTGGTGGCGGTTACGACAACGAAAGCATCGCCATGACGGCCATGGTTCTGACGTTTGCCGTCTGGACGCGGGCCTTACGAGATACTCCGGAAACGAACGGATCCGGCTGGTTACCCGGGACCATGCTGTGGGGTGCTTTGACCGGGGTAGCCTATTTTTACATGGTGGCAGCGTGGGGTGGCTACGTTTTTGTCCTGAACGTGATCGGCGTGCACGCGTCGGTGTTGGTGCTGCTCGGACGCTATTCAACCAAACTGCATCGGGCCTACTCCTGCTTTTACGTGGTCGGTACCGCGCTGGCGATTCAGGTACCCGTTGTGGGATGGACGCCCCTCAAGAGCCTGGAGCAAATGGGACCACTCGCGGCCTTTTTGGGAATGCAACTCTTGGAAGTCTGTGCCGTCATTCAGCGCAAGAACCCGGGCATGTCCCAGAAAAAAATCTGGAAGCTGCGGATGCAGGTCTTTGGTGGCGCTGGATTGATTGGCGCGGCCCTTGTTTTTCTGCTCTTGCCAAACGGCTACTTTGGTCCGTTCAGCTCCCGGGTACGTGGACTCTTTGTGAAGCACACCAAGACTGGCAATCCGCTGGTCGATTCCGTTGCGGAACATCAAGCCGCCTCTCCGGAAGCGTATTTTCAATATCTACACAAGGTGTGCTACCTAGCTCCCGTTGGACTGCTCatggtttgtttgttttccTTCAACGACTCGAGCTCGTTTTTGCTCGTGTACGGTGTGGCGGCGTACTTCTTTTCTCACAAGATGGTCCGGCTTATCTTGCTGACGGCGCCGATTGCATCCGTTACGGCTGGCATTGCTTTGGGTAAATTTGTCTCGTGGGCC CGGAATACTAACGGAGATGGAGAAGACGATGTTGTAGCAGCGGGCCAACCCCTCTATATGCGCATCGTTCGTTTGGCTATCTTTGGCGCAGTCGCTTTCCAGTCCATCCCCGAgttcaaaagcttttggCAAATTTCCCACGAAGTTGCGGTACAAGTCTCGCACCCGACAATTATACAAAAAGCACAGCGTAGGGATACTGGAGAAACAATCTTTATCGACGACTACCGTCAGGCATATTTGTGGCTCAAGAACAATACTCCGGAAGACGCCCGCATTATGGCTTGGTGGGATTACGGGTACCAGATAACCGGCATCGGGAATCGCACCACTATTGCCGACGGAAACACTTGGAACCACGAGCACATTGCCCTCTTGGGACGGACGTTAACGGCCCCAGAAAAGGAAGGTCACCGCATTGCTCGCCATCTCGCTGATTATGTTCTCGTTTGGGccggcggcggtggcgacGACGTGGCGAAGTCTCCACACTTGCGACGCATTGCCAATTCGGTGTACCGTGGCTTGTGCCGAGAGCCGACTTGCCGAGACTTTGGCTTTCAA AGTAAGGGAAACCCGACCGCTGATATGCGAAAGAGTCTCTTGTACAAGCTGCACAGTCACAATTTGGTCCCTGATGTGCAGGCCGACCGAAATCGATTCCGTGAAGTTTTCACCAGTACATACGGAAAGGTTCGAATTTACAAAATCTTGAGTGTTTCCAAGGAGAGCAAAGATTGGGTTGCGAATCCGGAAAATCGAGTTTGTGATGCCCCAGGTAGCTGGATGTGCCGGGGGCAGTACCCACCGGCTCTCAAGAAAGTGTTGAGTGAAAAGAAAGATTTCAAGCAGTTGGAAGACTTCAATGCGAAGAGCGACCATGACGATTCGGACTATCAACGTGAGTACATGGAAAATGTCATGCACAAGAAGCAAGTCCCGCGTCCAAGAGACTCTAAGAGTGGGCAGGAACCAAAAGAACCAAAGGAGCAGCCCTCAGCGAGGCACGAAGTAGTTAAACTTTCCGATGAAAAGATTGAGGCCCTGAACCAAAATTGGGAGAACAACGAGCGCACCACACTTATGTGGGAATTGATATCAGAAAATCGCTTGAATGATATGGTGCAACTATTGTACGAATCCCCTGAATTGGTGCACCTCCGCAGTGCCGATGGGCGTGGACCTATGTTCTGGGCTCACGAGTATGGCAGATCGCAATTCCTTCAAGTCTTTCGACAGCTAGGCGTTCGAGAAGACCGAAAGGATGCTGTTGGAAAAACGGCTCTCGACATGGCGTAG
- a CDS encoding predicted protein has protein sequence MGVFTVYLDRIANLRDSDTLGKSDPYVKFELEQDNFVFDKGFGKQISSKKKNDLNPEYGETFTFKGVPSMNNIVLHVKVMDDDIGFDDEIGSAKISMEKLGLTKVPKEIERVIDHKKGGGWFSRKAKIYLKVSFDEGGE, from the coding sequence ATGGGAGTCTTTACGGTCTACTTGGACAGGATCGCCAATCTTCGAGACAGCGATACGCTTGGAAAGTCTGATCCATACGTCAAGTTTGAGCTAGAACAAGACAATTTCGTCTTCGATAAGGGATTTGGCAAGcaaatttcttccaaaaagaagaacgatCTTAATCCTGAGTACGGCGAAACGTTCACATTCAAAGGTGTTCCGTCCATGAATAATATCGTGCTACACGTCAAGGTTATGGACGACGATATCGGTTTTGATGACGAAATTGGATCAGCGAAAATATCTATGGAAAAGCTTGGGTTGACGAAAGTACCAAAGGAGATCGAGAGGGTAATTGACCACAAAAAGGGTGGAGGCTGGTTTTCGAGAAAAGCCAAGATTTATCTGAAGGTCTCCTTTGACGAGGGTGGCGAGTAA
- a CDS encoding STT3 subunit-like protein (enzyme involved in N-glycan biosynthesis; transfers dolichyl diphosphooligosaccharide to protein L-asparagine): MSPSTISSTRPPEPSSDLLSWVLLGGTAYAVYVILHTAYRIRMGAIDDFGLVIHEFDPWFNYRATEYLYYNGIKDFFQWFDYMSWYPLGRPVGTTIYPGMQFTAVAIKRYLLDSVMSLNDICCYIPVWFGVMASGSTPLLLGFWSPAIGCSIFAMAMMAIVPAHLMRSMGGGYDNESIAVFAMVLTFYCWVRSLRSTSGSAHAQTYVAWSVATGLAYFYMVAAWGGYVFVLNLIGVHAAFLVLAGRFSTQTYVAYTLFYSIGTALAVQIPVVGWAPLKSLEQLGPGAVFLGYQLLYVCEVLRKRQNLTRAQAWKLRVQMCAIAGALVMFAAFFLAPKGYFGPLSSRVRGLFVAHTKTGNPLVDSVAEHQAASSRAYFQYLHHVCSLAPVGYILVFFNLSDASSFLIVWATAAYFFSHKMVRLILLTAPIGSILGGITAGPTKEKKKKIPKTVGKSDKYTSESFSSFEGLAAIQETARLALNTTEGILVRRSVALVLLLIGYFLGGSFNNYSWRLSQDLSNPTIIMRARLRDGQLVMIDDYREAYWWLKDNTPEDSRIMAWWDYGYQIAGIANRTSIADGNTWNHEHIALLGKALTTGVEEGYEIARHWADYVLLWTGGGGDDLAKSPHLARIANSVYRDHCPDDPTCRAFGFVDREGTPSAMMKRSFLFNLHGHQIKPEANAPADKFQEVFRSKYGKVRIFKILGVSQESKEWVADPSNRICDAPGSWFCRGQYPPGLSRVLEGKKDFSQLEDFNRGDRDEEYTRRYFEDLKDPDSARRKAMAKEIERNKEQVDAEVQEKKHVSVDDIYNTWENTDDTTRMWNLINSNAVEELKAWLEAEPHKAYVRSEDGRGPMWWAFEKRNEDVTKLLMKAGVPYTDRDGSGKTPLDLQQGG; encoded by the exons ATGTCCCCGTCGACGATTTCCTCCACGCGTCCGCCGGAACCCTCGTCCGACCTTTTGTCGTGGGTTTTGCTCGGAGGGACGGCTTACGCCGTGTATGTGATCCTGCACACGGCGTATCGCATCCGTATGGGTGCCATTGACGATTTTGGCCTCGTCATTCACGAATTTGACCCCTGG TTCAATTACCGCGCGACGGAATATTTGTACTACAACGGCATCAAGGACTTTTTCCAATGGTTCGATTACATGAGTTGGTATCCATTGGGACGTCCCGTTGGTACCACCATTTATCCCGGTATGCAGTTTACCGCCGTCGCTATTAAGCGGTACTTGCTGGATAGTGTTATGAGTTTGAACGACATTTGTTGTTACATACCCGTTTGGTTCGGCGTGATGGCCTC CGGCTCGACACCCCTACTCTTGGGATTCTGGTCTCCCGCTATTGGCTGCTCGATtttcgccatggccatgaTGGCCATCGTTCCTGCCCATTTGATGCGCTCCATGGGCGGTGGATACGACAACGAAAGCATCGCCGTATTTGCCATGGTACTCACCTTTTATTGCTGGGTACGCTCCCTGCGCAGTACTTCCGGTAGTGCCCACGCACAAACCTACGTCGCATGGAGCGTCGCCACGGGGTTAGCTTACTTTTACATGGTCGCCGCCTGGGGAGGCTACGTCTTTGTTCTCAACCTAATTGGCGTACACGCGGCCTTTCTCGTCCTCGCCGGACGCTTTTCTACCCAGACCTACGTCGCGTACACGTTGTTTTACAGTATCGGTACCGCCTTGGCCGTTCAAATTCCGGTGGTGGGATGGGCACCACTCAAGTCACTCGAGCAACTCGGACCGGGTGCCGTCTTTTTGGGATACCAGCTTTTGTATGTTTGTGAAGTCCTCCGGAAACGGCAAAATTTGACCCGGGCACAGGCGTGGAAACTGCGTGTACAAATGTGTGCCATCGCTGGGGCGCTTGTCATGTTTGCTGCCTTTTTTCTAGCCCCCAAGGGATACTTTGGTCCCTTGTCATCGCGGGTTCGTGGATTGTTCGTTGCGCATACCAAGACGGGCAATCCGCTGGTGGATTCTGTCGCTGAACACCAGGCCGCTTCGTCGCGGGCCTATTTTCAATACTTGCATCACGTTTGTTCCCTGGCACCCGTGGGTTACATACTCGTGTTTTTCAACTTGAGCGACGCCAGTTCCTTTCTGATCGTTTGGGCGACGGCAGCCTATTTCTTTTCCCACAAAATGGTTCGTCTCATTCTACTGACGGCGCCCATTGGGTCGATTCTTGGTGGTATTACCGCTGGTC CAACCaaggagaaaaagaaaaagattcCCAAAACTGTCGGCAAATCCGATAAGTATACTTCGGAAAGCTTTTCTTCGTTTGAAGGATTAGCCGCCATTCAAGAAACAGCCAGATTAGCTTTGAATACTACGGAAGGCATCCTTGTCCGTCGAAGCGTGGCGCTTGTCCTTTTGCTCATCGGATACTTTCTGGGTGGAAGCTTTAATAATTACAGTTGGCGGCTGAGTCAAGACCTTTCCAACCCGACCATCATTATGCGAGCGCGCCTCCGTGATGGTCAACTAGTCATGATTGACGATTACCGTGAAGCCTATTGGTGGTTGAAAGACAACACTCCGGAAGACTCCCGCATCATGGCGTGGTGGGACTATGGTTACCAGATTGCCGGTATTGCGAATCGGACAAGCATCGCGGATGGAAATACGTGGAATCATGAGCACATTGCGCTACTCGGAAAAGCGTTGACGACCGGTGTCGAGGAGGGATACGAGATTGCTCGTCATTGGGCCGATTACGTTCTGTTGTGGACCGGCGGTGGCGGTGACGACTTGGCCAAATCTCCGCATTTGGCTCGCATCGCCAACTCGGTTTATCGTGATCACTGTCCCGACGATCCTACCTGTCGGGCCTTTGGCTTTGTGGATCGCGAGGGAACCCCGTCGGCCATGATgaagcgcagctttttgTTCAATCTTCACGGCCATCAAATCAAGCCGGAAGCCAATGCACCCGCGGACAAGTTCCAGGAAGTTTTCCGGTCCAAGTACGGCAAGGTGCGGATCTTCAAGATCCTCGGAGTCTCGCAGGAATCCAAGGAATGGGTTGCCGATCCATCCAATCGTATCTGTGACGCTCCTGGTTCATGGTTTTGTCGCGGTCAGTACCCACCGGGATTGAGTCGAGTTCTGGAAGGCAAAAAAGACTTTTCACAATTAGAAGATTTCAACCGGGGCGATCGGGATGAAGAATACACGCGTCGGTATTTCGAAGATCTGAAGGACCCGGACAGCGCCCGGAGAAAGGCCATGGCCAAAGAAATTGAACGCAACAAAGAACAGGTCGACGCCGAAGTACAGGAGAAGAAACATGTCTCGGTTGACGATATATATAACACTTGGGAAAACACCGACGACACAACACGCATGTGGAACTTAATCAATTCAAACGCCGTTGAGGAATTAAAGGCATGGCTCGAAGCGGAGCCGCATAAAGCATATGTGAGGTCAGAGGATGGGAGAGGACCTATGTGGTGGGCTTTTGAGAAGCGCAACGAGGATGTAACCAAGCTTCTCATGAAGGCAGGAGTTCCTTATACGGATCGTGACGGCAGCGGAAAAACCCCATTGGATTTGCAACAGGGAGGCTAG
- a CDS encoding predicted protein, whose amino-acid sequence MATSTNREHWSHPPAVHPARPPVYDSPGWSHGGGGGEPYESYAGGPAAYRGSSAATYGAPSRRAAYPHVPVRPPRPHDFAPPLSRSGWRPPVATERHVRANTNPPHKSPPKAGDTGCATSASTNRVSSRTKKKDADPLALLAKVSSTMEDDEDEEEVKEASPTSPLQRRSQEVPVATATPKSDPSTYVPRQPAYTYGPKPITPTGNYSPYDDAPQYHHHRGPAYPPPQTRGSLPPHPYPPPSYLPHARVGPTEWDTGRPVMVERTSFDSHDSGDYSRGAPPRYYYDGPDYGPSSPPQHYYARSGSYPPSYGGPPPQWGYEGPPSHAPFYPPRGPPTAHGGLYERPGPERDAPPPPYQSSTAAPYTYVQQPTLEEKTVLRKKFSWKHYPELERFLISHRDEYLEHSSKNYTAEQKTYNNWLTNQLLHLAAQHNYQFDPQAFTFVAIRDRIRCYYKSYVQTARKRGLPLPTTPSIKKTKSPRDGDEEVSLSTPPVESKGVTSSGNNEGETGRAANDAMTTDPREDSGTD is encoded by the exons ATGGCGACATCCACCAATCGGGAACATTGGTCGCATCCTCCGGCGGTACACCCTGCCCGACCCCCCGTATACGACTCACC CGGATGGTCTCacggaggaggaggaggagaaCCCTACGAATCCTACGCTGGGGGACCTGCGGCGTACCGGGGATCCTCTGCCGCCACGTACGGCGCACCGTCCCGGAGGGCCGCCTACCCTCACGTGCCGGTGCGTCCACCCCGACCTCACGACTTTGCTCCGCCGCTTTCGCGTTCCGGTTGGAGACCTCCGGTAGCCACGGAACGACACGTGCGTGCCAACACCAATCCTCCGCACAAGTCGCCTCCCAAAGCGGGAGATACCGGTTGTGCGACCAGTGCCTCTACCAATCGTGTCAGTAGCCGTaccaagaaaaaggatgcGGATCCCCTGGCGCTGCTCGCCAAGGTGAGTTCCAccatggaagacgacgaggacgaagaagaagtaaAGGAAGCTTCCCCTACATCCCCTTTACAGCGCCGCAGTCAGGAAGTCCCCGTGGCGACCGCTACGCCCAAGTCCGATCCGTCGACCTACGTTCCCCGACAGCCAGCGTACACGTACGGTCCCAAGCCCATTACGCCCACCGGAAACTACTCTCCCTACGATGACGCTCCACAGTACCATCATCACCGGGGACCGGCCTATCCACCACCACAAACCCGGGGATCGTTGCCCCCTCATCCGTATCCACCGCCTTCCTACCTTCCGCACGCTCGAGTCGGTCCTACGGAATGGGACACGGGACGTCCCGTCATGGTGGAGCGTACCTCTTTTGATAGCCACGACAGTGGGGACTACAGTCGCGGAGCGCCACCACGCTACTACTACGATGGTCCGGACTACGGACCGAGTTCGCCGCCACAGCACTACTACGCTCGCAGTGGTTCGTACCCTCCCTCGTATGGTGGTCCACCACCCCAATGGGGATACGAAGGTCCGCCGTCACACGCTCCATTCTACCCCCCGCGGGGTCCCCCCACCGCGCACGGCGGACTTTACGAGCGACCAGGTCCGGAGCGAGACGCGCCACCACCCCCGTACCAGTCCTCGACGGCCGCACCCTACACATACGTGCAACAACCAACCCTGGAAGAGAAAACGGTTCTGCGCAAAAAGTTTTCGTGGAAACATTATCCAGAG CTGGAACGATTCTTGATCTCGCATCGCGACGAGTATTTGGAACATTCCAGTAAGAACTACACTGCGGAACAAAAGACGTACAACAACTGGTTGACCAATCAGTTGCTCCATTTGGCTGCCCAACACAACTACCAGTTTGATCCGCAAGCCTTCACCTTTGTTGCCATTCGCGATCGCATTCGTTGCTACTACAAGTCCTACGTCCAGACGGCCCGGAAACGAGGACTGCCGCTGCCGACTACTCCATCCATTAAAAAGACCAAGTCGCCacgcgacggcgacgaagaagtgtctttgtcgacgccgcCAGTGGAATCCAAAGGTGTGACGTCATCAGGCAACAATGAAGGCGAGACTGGACGAGCGGCGAACGACGCGATGACAACCGATCCTCGGGAGGATTCCGGAACCGATTGA
- a CDS encoding predicted protein: MRVHISLQLLGFLVLANAVDISANDSRQGGRLHTLRRTKGKTDELTPDENIEVATDVPSSSKTKGKGSKSDKGRDRSDYPSLAPVAQPNSLPVTVPGDMPSSSPSPSSPGNVPSATLSDVPSSSWTSATPSAVRAPSISGAPSIILSAVESNIPSTILSMLDSDAPSTLLSTFDSEAPSDVPSDVPSAVPTEGVDPIRRSEGKPGRAEKNENSPSLHGQVYS; this comes from the exons ATGCGAGTCCATATTTCACTACAGCTCTTGGGGTTCCTTGTCCTCGCGAATGCTGTCGATATCAGTGCCAACGATAGCCGTCAAGGAGGACGACTGCACACGCTTCGGCGAACAAAAGGAAAGACTGACGAGCTCACTCCTGATGAGAACATCGAGGTGGCCACCGACGTACCCAGCTCATCAAAAACGAAAGGCAAGGGATCTAAATCCGACAAGGGCCGTGACCGCTCCGATTACCCGTCGTTGGCACCCGTCGCTCAGCCAAACAGCTTGCCGGTCACTGTGCCAGGCGACATGCCCAGCTCCAGTCCTTCGCCATCAAGTCCAGGCAACGTGCCTTCTGCGACTTTGTCCGACGTTCCGAGTTCGTCATGGACGTCCGCTACCCCAAGCGCCGTACGCGCTCCGTCTATTTCGGGTGCTCCGAGTATCATTCTTTCCGCTGTTGAAAGTAACATTCCAAGCACCATTCTTTCCATGCTTGATTCCGACGCTCCAAGTACCCTTCTTTCCACGTTCGATTCTGAAGCGCCGAGCGATGTACCGAGTGACGTGCCCTCAGCTGTTCCGACAGAAGGTGTGGACCCCATACGAAGAAGTGAGGGCAAACCCGGTC GCGCGGAGAAAAACGAAAATTCGCCTTCCCTTCACGGCcaagtttacagttaa
- a CDS encoding predicted protein, whose protein sequence is AVTVFSMLTVFAVAHSGLASLRTYAEPVVGARAWRVLFAVVSLPLALSCISYFVNHSHEGIQLWDLTHVPGMHTLLWVTNFISFLFLYPSTFNLLEIAAIERPQLHLWETGITRITRHPQAVGQVMWCAAHSLWLGTSTALAASVMLIGHHAFSVYHGDRRLQTRHGEAFDYVKSKTSVVPFQAIWEGRQTLPPDYYKEFLRGPYFLVVGGTVAAYFAHPWMQAGAALLHW, encoded by the coding sequence GCCGTCACCGTCTTTTCGATGTTGACGGTGTTTGCCGTGGCGCACTCCGGATTGGCCAGTCTCCGAACCTATGCCGAGCCTGTGGTCGGTGCCAGGGCCTGGCGAGTCTTGTTTGCCGTAGTTTCCTTGCCTTTGGCCCTTTCCTGTATCTCGTACTTTGTCAACCATTCCCACGAAGGAATCCAACTTTGGGATTTGACCCATGTGCCCGGAATGCACACTCTGCTCTGGGTCACCAACTTTATCAGTTTCTTGTTCCTGTATCCATCGACCTTTAACCTGTTGGAGATTGCTGCAATCGAAAGACCACAGCTTCATTTATGGGAAACCGGCATCACTCGAATCACACGTCATCCGCAAGCTGTTGGTCAGGTCATGTGGTGCGCCGCACACTCTCTTTGGTTGGGAACATCCACGGCATTGGCCGCATCGGTCATGTTGATTGGCCACCACGCCTTTTCGGTGTATCACGGGGATCGCCGGTTGCAAACTCGACACGGCGAAGCCTTTGACTACGTCAAGAGTAAAACTTCGGTAGTTCCGTTCCAAGCAATATGGGAAGGTCGACAAACGCTGCCTCCGGACTACTACAAAGAATTCTTGCGTGGGCCTTACTTCTTGGTTGTTGGTGGGACAGTGGCGGCGTATTTTGCGCATCCTTGGATGCAAGCCGGTGCAGCCTTGTTGCATTGGTAA